A window of Cellulosimicrobium protaetiae genomic DNA:
CGTTCCCGGAGTCGCGCGAGTCGCGCAGGAGCTGGAGCACCGACGTGACGAACGCGACCGTGAAGATGCCCGTCGCGATGATCGCGACCCCGACGTGGATGACGAGCCAGTAGGACTGGAGCGCGGGCTGCACCCCGGTCGCGACGACGAAGAACGCGTTCTGCGCGAGCACGAGGAAGAGCACCGCGAGGCCCGTGACGAACGACCCGAGGAAGCGCACGTCGCGCTTGAGGGAGACGCCGAGGAACACCGCGAGGGCCACGAAGGCGCCGACCAGCGTGAACTCGTACATGTTGGCCCACGGCGTGCGACCCGCGGCGATCCCGCGCGTGACGATCGCGACGAGCAGCAGTGCCGTCCCGAGCCACGTGAGCGAGATCCCGATGTTCGCGGCCTTGCGCGACGGCTCGGGCACGACGACGGGCTCGCCGGCGGGGTCGGCGTCGGCCCCGGCCGCGTCCGGGCCGTACGGCGAGGCGGACGACGAGCCCGCGCTCGCGAGCACCTCTGCGCGGTCCGCGCCCTGCACCTTGGCGTCGGCGCGCGCGTCAGCCCGCTCGAGGTCGGCCCGTCCGGCGAGGCGAGAGAGGTCGATCGCGAACGCGACGAGCGCGACGGTCAGGGCGGTCGCCGCGGCCCAGACGAGGTCCTGGCTCAGCTCGGCTACGGTCATCGGTCAGCCTTTCGTGCGCGGTCGCGCGGTCGGGTCCTGGGCGGTGCGCGCGGTCGGACGGGTGCCGTCGGCGGTGGCGCGCCCCGGCGACGAGGTGAGGTCACCCTCACCCGATGGTGCCACGCCCGGGAGCGCGGCGAGAAGCGAGTCCACCTCGCCCTGGAGCCCGGCGTCGTCCCCGCGGGCGAGACCCGCGACGGCGACGACGGTGCGCTCGCGCGGCGCGTCGTCCCCGGCACCGGGCACCTCCTCGCGCCAGGCGCGCACCCACACGCGGCGGCGCGGCGTGAACAGCGACACGGCGAGCCCGCCGAGCGCCCCGAGGGCGAACACGAGCACCCACGTGAGCGACGGGTCGTGCCGCAGGTCGAGGGCGACGTAGCGCGGCAACGAGTCGAACGTGATCGTGCCGAGGCCGTCGGGCAGGTCGACCGTCTCGCCCGGGGCGACGAGCAGCCTCACGCGCTCGCCGTCCTCGTCGACCGACGGCGTGAGGTCGTCGGTGTCGAGGCGGTACACGTTCTGCGGCAGTCCCTCGTCGAGGCCGAGGTCGCCCCGGTAGACCTCGAGCACGAGCAGCGGGTTGATCGGCTGCGGGTAGACCGACTCCGCGGTCTGCCCGTCCTCGCTGATCTCCGCCGTCGGGAGGAAGTACCCGACGAGGCCGATCTGGTCGAGTCCGGCCGACACGTCGGGCACCTTGATGACACCGCGCGACGTGTACATCGTGTCCTCGGGCAGGAACGGGACGCGGCCCGAGAAGGCGACCTCGCCGTCGGCGTCGTGCACCGTCACCTCGGGCGCGAACCCGTTGCCCTGGAGGTAGATCTTGGCGCCGCCCGCCGTGAGCGGGTGGTTGACCTTGATCGTCTCCTCGTGCGTCGTCCCGTCGGGGTCGCGCACCGTGACCGTCGCCGTGAAGTCGCGCGACTGCGCGAACGCGGCCGCGTCCGCCGCGAACTCCGACTCGAAAGCGTCGAGGGTCATCGAGAACGGGACGAGCGACGACGGGCGGAACCACGCGCCGTTCTCGAACGTGTCGTAGTCCACGACGGCGTTCGCGAACCCGCGGCCCTCGGTGACGATCGCCTGGCCGCGGTAGTGCAGCAGCTGCCCCGTCGCGACGGCGACCAGGAGGCCCACGAGCGACAGGTGGAAGAGCAGGTTGCCCGTCTCGCGCACGTAGCCACGCTCCGCGGACACCGTCCGCGCGGCAGGCCGGGCCGCGGCTCGACCACGCGCGGGGACGGCCTCCTCCGTGCCCGCGTCGACGCGGAACGTCGGCAGCCACCGCAGGCGACCCCGCAGGTGCGTGCTGGCGGCCGCCACGACCTCGTCCGGGGACGCGTCGGTGACCGCGCGCCCCTGCGCGGGGAAGCGGTCGAACCGCCGCGGCGTGCGCGGCGGGCGCGAGCGCAGCGCCTGCCAGTGCGCCTTCGTGCGCGGCAGGATGCACCCGACGAGCGAGACGAAGAGCAGGATGTAGATCGCCGAGAACCAGACCGACGAGTAGACGTCGAAGAACCCGAGCCGGTCGAGCCACTCCCCCGTCGTCGGGTTCTCCTGCAGGTAGCGCAGCACGGCGGCCGGGTCCTGGGGGCGCTGGGGCAGCACCGAACCGGGGACGGCCGCGACCGCGAGCAGCATGAGGAGCATGAGCGCGACGCGCATGCTCGTGAGCTGGCGCCACGTCCAGCGCAGCGTGCCGCGCCAGCCCAGTGCCGGCAGCGCCGGGGCGCCGCCCGCCCCGCCGTCGCCCGCGCCGTCGTCCGACCCGCCCGACGGCGTCCGGCCGCCCGGCGAGGGTGCGGCACCTGACCCGGGGGACGCGACGTCGCCCTCGCCCGAGACGAACGCGTCGTGGATGCCCTCGGGGCGGTAGCCCGCCGCCCGTCCGGCCTGCTGCCCGGCCTCGCCGGTCCGCTCGGTCATCTCACACCACCGTCACGTATCCGCCGATCCAGCCCTGCAGCGACGTCGTCCACGTCGTCCACAGGCCCGTGACCAGCGCGAGGCCGATGAGCACCAGCAGGCCGCCACCGATCCGCATGATCGCGAGGCGGTGCCGGCGGAGGAAACCGAGCATGCGCTGCGAGCTCTGCAGCCCGAGCGCGATGAGGAGGAACGGCACGCCGAGCCCGACGCAGTACGCGACCCCGAGGAGCGCGCCGCGGCCCGCCGACGCCTCGCTCAGCGAGAGCGCCTGCACGGCGACGAGCGTCGGGCCGAGGCACGGCGTCCAGCCGAGACCGAACACGATGCCGAGCAGCGGCGCGCCCCAGAGCCCGGCCTGCGGGCTCAGGTGCAGGCGCCGCTCGCGCTGGAGGAACGGCACGGCGCCCATGAACGCGAGGCCCATGAGGATCACGACCACGCCGAGCACGCGCGTGATGACGTCCTCCCAGCGCACCAGGTGGACGCCGACGGCTCCGGCGGCGAACATGAGCGCGACGAAGACGAGCGTGAACCCGGCGACGAACAGCCCGACCCCCGCCAGGACCCGGCCGCGGCTCGGCGCCGCGACCCGGGTGGCCGTCGTCGTCCCGCCGGGCGTGCCGCGGCCGCTGCCGACGTTCGCCGCGGCCATGCCCGAGACGTAGCCGACGTACCCGGGCACGAGCGGCAGCACGCACGGGGACGCGAACGACACGAGCCCGGCGAGGACCGCCACCGGGACGGCGAGCAGCATCGAGCCGCTCCAGACCGTCGTGGCGAACGTGTCGCCGACGCTCGTCGCGGCGGCTGTGGGGAGTGCCGTCGCGGGGAGCGCGGCGGCGAGGGACGCGAGGGTGACCACGGTCAGCCGGCCGCCTCGTCCTCGGCGAGCACGTCGTCGACGAGCGCCGTGAGGGTCGAGCCCTCCACGAGACCGATGACGCGCGCGGCGACGCGCCCCTCACGGTCGAGGACGACCGTCGACGGGACGGCCTGGAGCGGCACCGTGCCGGAGAGCTGCGCGACGACCTCCCCGCTGCGGTCGTCGATCGACGGGTAGGGCACCTCGAACCGGCGCTGGAACGCCTGCGCGGCACCCGCCTCGTCGGTCGTGTTGATGCCGAGCACCTGCACGCCGTCGTCGGCGCGGTCGTTCGCGAGCTCGACGAGGTCCGGGGCCTCGGCACGGCACGGCGCGCACGCCGCGTACCAGGTGTTGAGCACGACGACGTCGCCGGCCCAGGCGCTCGTGTCGACCTGCTCGCCCTCGTAGTCGGTGCCGGTGAGCGCCACGACGTCGCCGCGGTCGCCGACGTCCCAGGTGCGCACGGAGCCGTCACCCGACACGAACCCCTGCCCGACGACGTCGGTGGTCGCGCCGGATTCCTGGGCGCACGCCGCGAGGCCGAGCGTCGCGGCGAGCACGGCGCCCACCGCGAGCGTGCGGCGGAGAGGCGGGAGTGCGCGCGCGTCACGCGCGCGCGAGGTGGCGGTCACTGCGGCATCACGGGAGGCACCCTGCCCGGGGTTCCTGGACGCCACCTGTGAGACGTGACCTCGGCCACACCCGAACCGGACGGTTCGGGCGCCGGGTCCAGGGCGACGGCTCGGGACATGACCGACGTCACGCCCCCGCGACGGTCGCGGCGCCCGGGAGCAGGTCGGCGACCGGCTCGGAGTAGTGCAGTCCGACGAGACGGTCGTCCTCGAAGTGCAGCGACGTGAGCGACGCGAGCGAGCACTGCCGCTTGCGAGGGTCGTGCCACAGGCGGCGGTTCTCGAAGCTCAGGCGCGTGAGCCACACGGGGAGCTGGTGGCTGACCAGGAGCGCCTCGTGGCCCGCCGCCTTGTCCCGGGCGTCCGCGACGGCGGCGCGCATCCGCGCGACCTGCTCGGTGTACGGCTCACCCCACGACGGCCGGAACGGGTTCCACAGGAACCGCCAGTGCTGCGGGTGGCGCAGCGAGCCGTCCCCGACGCCGAAGGTCATGCCCTCGAAGTGGTTCGCGGCCTCGATGAGCCGGTCGTCGGTGCCGAGCTCGAGGCCGAACGCCTCGGCGGCGGGCGTGGCCGTCTCCTGGGCGCGCTGGAGCGGCGACGCGACGACGACGGCGAGGTCGGCGCGCGGGCGCGACGTCCCGTCGGGGCCGGGTTCTCCCGCGAGGTGCGCGGCGACGCGTCGGGCCATCTCGTGGCCCCGCTCCGAGAGGTGGTAGCCGGGGATGCGGCCGTAGAGGACGCCGTCGGGGTTGTGGACCTCGCCGTGGCGCAGGAGGTGGACGATGGTGGAGACCATGCGCACCAGTGTCCCGCACTCGGCGCCCCGACCGGCACCCGTGCGTCCGGGCGCGCGTGCCGTGCCGGCGCGCGAGGGGGCGTCCGGGCGGGCGTCAGGACTCGCGGTCGACCTTGCAGGCCTCCGCGACGGCTGCCATCGCCTCGCCGAGCGCCCGGAACTGCTCCGGCGTCAGCACGTCGACCATGAACCGGCGCACCGCGGCGACGTGCGCCGGCGCGGACGCCACGAGGACGCGGTAGCCCTCGGTCGTCATCTCGCAGTTGACGCCGCGGCGGTCGCCCGTGCTCGCGGAGCGCCGGACCAGGCCCCGCGCCTCCATGCGCGCGACGGTGTGGGTCACGCGGCTGCGCGACCGGGCGAGACCGTCGGCGAGCGCCGACATGCGCAGCGTGTGGTCGGGGCTCTCCGAGAGCCGCACGAGGAGCTCGTACTCGTTGAGCGAGACCTCCGACCGCTCCTCGTGGTCACGCCCGAGCGCCTCGATGAAGCGCACCGTCCCGTCGAGGTAGGCGCGCCACTGCTGCTGCTGCTCGGTGTCGAGCCAGCGGGGCTCGGCGCTCGCACCCGCGGTGGCGCGTCGGGTGCTCGTCGCCTGGGCGTCGACGTCGTTGCTGGTCATAGGTCCTCTGGCGGTGCGAGCGGGCACGGACGGGGGCGGCGGGGCGTCGCGGGACATTCTCCCACCCCTTGGGGGAATAGACGGGGCGGACCCTGCTGTTGATACGCTCGTCCGAAGTTGAACCTTCAACCAACTCCGGTCCTCCCGGACCACGACCACCACAGGAGCACCCATGGCCACGCCGCTGCCCGCCGGGCTCAACGCCGGTACCTACGCCCTCGACTCGACCCACTCGCAGGCGGCCTTCACGGTCCGCCACGCCGGCATCTCCAAGGTGCGCGGCACGCTCGCCATCACGGCCGGCACCATCACCGTGGGCGACGACCTCGAGTCGACCTCCGTGACCGCCGAGCTCGACGCCGCGTCGGTGAGCACGGGCGACGCGAACCGCGACAACCACCTGCGCAGCGCGGACTTCTGGGACGCCGAGAACAAGCCGACGTGGACCTTCGCGTCGACCGGCATCGCCGGCGACGGCGACGACTTCGTCATCACGGGCGACCTGACGATCAACGGCGTCACCAAGGCGGTCGAGCTCGAGGCCGAGTTCGCAGGCACCGCGACCGACCCGTTCGGCAACGCGCGCGCCGGGTTCGAGGCGAAGACCGAGATCTCCCGCAAGGAGTTCGACCTCACCTGGAACGCCGCTCTCGAGACCGGCGGCGTGCTCGTCGGCGACAAGATCAAGATCGCCCTCGACGTCTCCGCGATCAAGCAGGCCTGACGACCCGCTCCGGGGAGCACTCCCGGACGACCGGCGCCCCCGGCAGGGCTCCGGCAAGGGGCCGCGTGCACGAGCACGCGGCCCCTTCGCCGTCCCCGGCCGATCGCCCCGCGGGACGCCGCCTCGACGCGAGCGGGCCGTGCGCGTGACCGTGCGCCGGTCAGCGGTCCTGCGCCTCCGCGAGCGCGCGGGCCTGGGAGTGGAACGCGAGGATCTGCAGCTCGCTGCCGACGTCGACGCCGCGCACGTCGACGTCCGCCGGGACCTGCAGCGCGCGCGGTGCGAAGTTGAGGATCTCGCGCACGCCGGCCGCGACGACGCGGTCCGCCACGGACTGCGCGTGCGCCGCCGGCGTCGCGAGGACCACGATCGAGACCTTCTCGCGCTCGACGACCTCCTCCAGCGCGTCGACGTGCTCGACGACGATGCCCGCGGCGCGCGTGCCGACGACGTCGGGCGACGCGTCGAGGAGCGCCGCCACGTGGAAGCCCCGCTGCTCGTACCCCGAGTAGTTCGCGAGCGCGTGCCCCAGGTTGCCGATCCCGACGATCGCGATGCGGTGCTCGTCCACGAGTCCCAGCGCCTCGGTGATGTACTGCGCGAGCGAGTCCACGTCGTAGCCGACGCCGCGCGTGCCGAACGAGCCCAGGAAGGACAGGTCCTTGCGCAGCTGCGCCGGACCGACCCCGGAGAGCTCCGCGAGCTCGACCGAGGACGTCGTCGAGACGCCCCGCGCCACCAGGTCCCGCAACGCCCGCAGGTAGGACGGGAGCCGCGCCACCGTCGCGCTCGGGATCCCCGGCGCCGTCACCTCACCGACCACCTGCTCAGCCACACGTCACCCCGTCGTCCCTGGGACCGTCCTCGTCGACGGTCGCGCTCCACCGGGAGGAATCATCCCAGGTCCGCGCGCCCGGCAGAAATCCGGCCGACCGCGCGCGCGAGCCGCCGGGCGTCGACCCGCCAGAAGCCCTGCTGCACCCCGCCGACCGTGACGACCGGCAGGTACTCGCCGTACTGCTCGCGCAGCACCGGGTCGACCCCCGGGGCGTCGACGTCCACCTCCGTCCACGCGACCCCCGCCTCGGCGCACACGGCCTCGACCACGGCGCGCGCGTCGTCGCACAGGTGGCACCCCGCACGGCCGTAGAGGACGACGGGGGAGGTCGGGGCGGCAGACGTGCTCACCGTCCCAGGGTACGAGGCCGCGCGGGACCCCTCGTGGAGGCGACCCGGGGAACGCCTAGAGTGGGGTCATGGCGACGTCTCCCGGCCCGGGTCCCGACCCGACCGCCCCCGAGGACGCGCCCGCCGGACGCACGCCCACGGTGCCCTCGCACCGCACCGCCGCGTTCTTCGACGTCGACAACACGATCATCCGCGGCGCGTCGTCGTTCCACCTCGCGCGCGCCCTGTACCAGCGGCAGTTCTTCTCGACGCTCGACATCGTGCGCTTCGCCGTGCACCAGGCGCGCTACCTGCTGTTCGGCGAGAACAAGCAGCAGATCGACCGCATCCGGTCGCGCGCCCTCGCGCTCATCGCCGGGCGCTCCGTCGCCGAGGTCACCGCGATCGGCGAGGAGGTCTACGACACCGTCCTGTCGCTGCGCATCTACCCCGGCACGCGCCGCCTGCTCGACGAGCACCTGGCCGCGGGCCACCAGGTGTGGCTCGTCTCCGCGACCCCGGTCGAGATCGGCGAGCTCATCGCCCGGCGCCTCGGCACCACCGGCGCGCTGGGCACCGTCGCGGAGCACGAGGACGGCTTCTACACGGGCCGCCTCGTGGGCGACATGATGCACGGCCGCGCCAAGGCGGCCGGGGTGCGCGCCCTCGCCGAGCGCGAGGACATCGACCTCGCGGCGTCCTACGCCTACGGGGACTCGCTCAACGACGTCTCGATGATGGAGACCGTCGGCCACCCGTGCCCCATCAATCCCGACGCGCGCCTGCGCCGCTACGCGCAGGACGTCGGCTGGCCCATCCGCGAGTTCCGCGGGCGGCGGCGGCGCGTCGCCCGCAGCAGCGTCCGCACCGCGAGCTGGGCCGGAGCGGCCTGGGCCGCGGCCCTCGTCCTGCGGTCCGTCCGCCGCGCCGTCGACCGCCGCGTCTCCCGCCTCTGACCCTCCGCCACGAGGGCCCTGCTCCCGCGAAGTAGAACCCTGGTTGCGCGAGATAGAACCCTGGTCTGCCGAGGTAAAACCGTGGTTGCGCGAGGTAGAACCGTGGTTCTTGTGCCCGACGGCGGTCTGGTCACCTGGGGTGGTCGGGGCGGGTGGTGGTGCCGCGTCTACCATCCGCCGCTCGTTCCTCGCGGCTCCCGCCAGGCCCGCCACGACGCGGCACCACCACCCACCCCGCCCGGCTTCGTCTCGCCCTGGTCTTCGACCGCCCGGGCGACAGCCCCTCCCGCGGCACGACCACGGTTCTACCTCGCGCGACCAGAGTTCTACCTCGGCTGACCACGGTTCTACCTCGCGGGACCGCGGTTCTCCCTCGGCGGGGCAAGGGTCTCCCTCGACCGGGTCCGGAGACGCGTCGAGCCCGGCCCCTCGGGAGGGGCCGGGCTCGACAGCGGGTCGCGCGTCAGGACGCGCGCGACGTCACTTCTTGTTGCGACGCTGGTGACGCGTCTTGCGAAGCAGCTTGCGGTGCTTCTTCTTGGCCATGCGCTTGCGGCGCTTCTTGATGACGGAGCCCATACGGTCCTCGCAATGCTCGAGCGGCGTGTCGGTCGGCGACCGGTCGACCGGCCGCGTGTGGTCCACGGTTGATCGGGGCGCCCCGGCGACCACCAGGGCGCCGCGAGCCGACCAACACGAGAGAAATCCGCCCCCTAGACTACCCGCTCGCGCTCGTGCCCCGGTACGCCGCCGGTCCTTCGTGCCCGGTACGAGCACCTCGTCGGCCCCGCAGGGCGTGCACGGGCGCCTCCCTCAGTCGAAGTGCGGGTCGAGGCCGAGCAGCGGGAAGACGGCCCGGCGCGTGGCCGCGACGGCGCGGTCGACGTCGTCGTCCGGGTCGTAGCCGTTGCTCCAGCGCCGGACGTCGACGGGCGGGCCGAACGCGAGCGGGGCGTCGAACCCCGCGACCTCGGCGACGCGGGCGCGCCACTCCTCGGGCAGCGGCTCCCCCGCCGTCACGGGCCGGTGCACGACCTCCCCGACGACCGCCGACCACACGAGCGGCACGACGCGCGCGATGGCGTAGCCCCCGCCGCCGAGCGCGAGCCAGCGGCCGCCGGAGAGCTCGTGCGCGAGGTCGTGCACCCAGCCCAGGGCGGTGCGTTGCGCGTCGACGGACACGTCGAGGTCGGACAGCGGGTCCTCGCCGTGCGCGTCGCACCCGTGCTGGGTGACGAGGACCTCGGGACGGAACGCCCGCAGCACGGGCGGCACGACGGCGTCGACCGCACGCAGCCAGCGCGGACCGTCGGTGCGGCGCGGGAGCGCGACGTTGACGGCCGTCCCCTCCGCACCCGCACCCCCGACGTCGGTCGCGTGCCCCGTCCCGGGGAACAGCGTCGCGCCGCTCTGGTGGACCGACACCGTGAGGACGCGCGGGTCGTCCCAGAACGCCTCCTCGACGCCGTCGCCGTGGTGCGCGTCGAGGTCCACGTACGCGACGCGGGCGGCACCGTCGTCGAGCAGGCGGCGGATCGCCACCGCGGCGTCGTTGTAGACGCAGAACCCCGACGCCGCGCCGGCCTTCGCGTGGTGCATGCCGCCCGCGACGTTCACCGCGTGCTCGACGTGCCCCGCGGCGATCAGGCCCGCCGCCTCGTACGACCCCGCGACGATCCGGGCCGCGGCCTCGTGCATCCCCGGGAAGACCGGGTCGTCCTCGGTGCCGAGCCCCCGGTGCGGGTCCGGCGTGCCGTGCGCCGAGGCGGCGCGCACGGCCGCGACGTACTCGGCGTCGTGCACGAGCCGCAGGACGTCGTCCGCCGCGGGCTCGGGGCGCAGGAGCCGAGCCGTCGCGGCGCCGTCGAGCAGGCCCAGGGCCCGCACGAGCCCCATCGTCAGGTCCAGCCGCGCCGGGGCCATGGGGTGGCCGGGCCCGAAGTCGTAGCCGAGCAGCTCGGGGCTCCACACGACGCAGGCCGCGGGGGCCGCCGCGTCCCCCGGGGTCGGGGCGGGCGACGACGTGGGGTCGGTCGTGGGCATGGCTCACGGTAACGCCCGACGGCGGACGCCCGCCCCGGCGGACCGGCCGCCGGACCCGGTGCGGCACCGCGCCGCCGGAACCGGCATGATGTCCCGGCGCCGGAGCGGCGACATGACGGGTCACCGGGCCCGTGGCAGAGTGGCGCGAGTGGCGAGGGAGGGTCCATGGCGACGAGCATGACCGGGCGCCTGTTCCAGGGACGCGAGATCGTCGACCGTCTCGCCCGGCAGTCGCCCGCACGCCTCGCGGTCACCGTCTTCGCCGCCGTCATCGCGCTCTTCACCGCCCTGCTCATGGCCCCCTGGGCGACGGCGAGCGGCCGCGCCGCCCCGTTCGTCGACGCGCTGTTCACCGCGACGTCCGCGGTGTGCGTCACGGGTCTCGTCGTCGTCCCGACGGGGACGTACTGGTCGACGTACGGGCAGGTCGTCATCCTGCTCGGCATCAAGATCGGCGGCCTCGGCGTCATGACGCTCGCGTCGATCCTCGGCATGGCCGTGTCGCGGCGGATCGGCCTCACGCAGAAGCTCCTCACCGCGTCGGAGACGAAGACGACGCGGCTCGGCGAGGTCGGCTCGCTCGTCCGCGTCGTCATCATCACGTCGACATCGCTCGAGCTCCTCATCGCGCTGCTCCTGCTGCCCCGCTTCATCGTGCTCGAGGAGACGTTCGGCGAGGCTGCGTGGCACGGCATCTTCTACGGCATCTCGGCGTTCAACAACGCCGGGTTCATCCCGACCGAGCAGGGCCTCGCACCGTACGTCGGCGACTGGATGCTGTGCCTGCCCATCATCCTCGGAGTGTTCATCGGCTCCCTCGGGTTCCCCGTGATCCTCAACGTCATGCGCAACCGCCGGCGCGCGGCGAAGTGGAGCCTGCACACGAAGCTCACGCTCACGACGAGCGCGGCCCTCGTCGTCGTCGGTACGGTGCTCTTCGCCGCGCTCGAGTGGCGGAACTCGGGCACGCTCGGCCCCCTCTCCTTCGGCGAGAAGATCCTCGCGTCGCTGTTCGCCGGGGTCATGCCGCGGTCGGGCGGGTTCTCGACCGTCGACACCGGGCAGATGCACGAGGCGAGCTGGCTCATCACCGACGCCCTCATGTTCGTCGGCGGCGGCTCCGCGTCGACCGCGGGCGGCATCAAGGTGACGACGCTCGCCGTCATGCTCATCGCCATCGTCTCCGAGGCGCGCGGCGACCGGGACATGGAGGCGTTCGGTCGCCGCATCCCGCGCGAGACCCTCCGCCTCGCCGTCGCGGTGTCGTTCGTCGGCGCCACCGCCGTGCTCCTGTCCAGCCTGCTGCTGCTCGAGATCACCGGGGAGACGCTCGACGTCATCCTCTTCGAGACGATCTCCGCGTTCGCGACGGTCGGGCTCTCCACCGGCATCACGCCCGACCTCCCCGACGCCGGCAAGTACGTGCTCGTCGCGCTCATGTTCGTCGGCCGCACCGGGACCATGACGTTCGCCGCCGCGCTCGCGCTGCGCGACCGCCGTCGCATCGTGCGCTACCCCGAGGAGCGCCCCATCATCGGGTGAGGGCACCGCCCGACGCCGCACCGCCGTCGGCCACCCGCCCTCCCGACCACACGAAAGGCCCCACCGTGACCGACCCCTTCTCCCGCGGCGACGACAGGACCGCCGGGGCCCCGGCGACCGGGAAGGGCGCGCTCCCCGCCGACCCGGTCGCTCGCCGCATCGTCGAGCGCGGTCGCGCCGAACGGTCCCGCCGCGACGAGGCGAAGGCCCCGCGCAAGGACGCCGGCGTGCTCGTCATCGGGCTCGGCCGCTTCGGGACGGCGATCGCCGCGACGCTCGACCGGCTCGGCCAGGACGTGCTAGCCGTCGAGCGCGACCCCGACCTCGTCGCCCAGTGGAGCGGCCAGCTCCCCCTCGTGGAGGCCGACGCGTCCAACCCCGTCGCGCTCGAGCAGCTCGGCGCGCGCGACTTCCCCGTCGCCGTCGTCGGGGTCGGCACCTCGCTCGAGGCGAGCGTCCTCATCACCGGCAACCTGGTCGACATGGGCACGCCGCAGATCTGGGCCAAGGCCGTCTCCGCCGAGCACGGGCGCATCCTGCAGCGCATCGGCGCGCACCACGTCGTGTTCCCCGAAGCCGACGCCGGGTCGCGCGTCGCGCACCTCGTCTC
This region includes:
- a CDS encoding TrkH family potassium uptake protein gives rise to the protein MATSMTGRLFQGREIVDRLARQSPARLAVTVFAAVIALFTALLMAPWATASGRAAPFVDALFTATSAVCVTGLVVVPTGTYWSTYGQVVILLGIKIGGLGVMTLASILGMAVSRRIGLTQKLLTASETKTTRLGEVGSLVRVVIITSTSLELLIALLLLPRFIVLEETFGEAAWHGIFYGISAFNNAGFIPTEQGLAPYVGDWMLCLPIILGVFIGSLGFPVILNVMRNRRRAAKWSLHTKLTLTTSAALVVVGTVLFAALEWRNSGTLGPLSFGEKILASLFAGVMPRSGGFSTVDTGQMHEASWLITDALMFVGGGSASTAGGIKVTTLAVMLIAIVSEARGDRDMEAFGRRIPRETLRLAVAVSFVGATAVLLSSLLLLEITGETLDVILFETISAFATVGLSTGITPDLPDAGKYVLVALMFVGRTGTMTFAAALALRDRRRIVRYPEERPIIG
- a CDS encoding potassium channel family protein encodes the protein MVERGRAERSRRDEAKAPRKDAGVLVIGLGRFGTAIAATLDRLGQDVLAVERDPDLVAQWSGQLPLVEADASNPVALEQLGARDFPVAVVGVGTSLEASVLITGNLVDMGTPQIWAKAVSAEHGRILQRIGAHHVVFPEADAGSRVAHLVSGKLLDYIEVEDGFTIVKMRPPKEVQGFTLTQSKVRERYGVTVIGVKSPGEDFLYATPETRISANDLLIVSGHADLLERFAARP
- a CDS encoding acetoin utilization protein AcuC translates to MPTTDPTSSPAPTPGDAAAPAACVVWSPELLGYDFGPGHPMAPARLDLTMGLVRALGLLDGAATARLLRPEPAADDVLRLVHDAEYVAAVRAASAHGTPDPHRGLGTEDDPVFPGMHEAAARIVAGSYEAAGLIAAGHVEHAVNVAGGMHHAKAGAASGFCVYNDAAVAIRRLLDDGAARVAYVDLDAHHGDGVEEAFWDDPRVLTVSVHQSGATLFPGTGHATDVGGAGAEGTAVNVALPRRTDGPRWLRAVDAVVPPVLRAFRPEVLVTQHGCDAHGEDPLSDLDVSVDAQRTALGWVHDLAHELSGGRWLALGGGGYAIARVVPLVWSAVVGEVVHRPVTAGEPLPEEWRARVAEVAGFDAPLAFGPPVDVRRWSNGYDPDDDVDRAVAATRRAVFPLLGLDPHFD